In Streptomyces sclerotialus, the DNA window AGGGCATGAGCGTGTTCTCCGTGGGCGGCACGTTCGGCGCGTCGCTCGCCCCCGCGCTGGTCACGGTGGTGGTCGGGTCGATGGGTCTGTCCGGCAGTCCGCTGCTGGTCGTGCCGGCCGTGGTGATGGCCGTGCTCTGGGGACTGCGCAGCCTGCGGGCCCGGCGGACGGAGGCGGAGACCGGTGCGGCCGGCGCGCCGGCCGCGGCGACCGGGCTGCGGGACGACTGGCGGTCCTTCGGACGGCTGGTGGCCGTGGTGGTCGGCTGGTCGGTGCCCTACGTGAGCATCACGGCGCTGGTGTCCCTGTACGCCCAGCGGACGCTGCACGCCGGCTCCGGGGCCGGGGCCGCCGTCCTCACCTCGTTCACCGCCGCAGGTGCGGTGGGCACGCTGCTGGGCGGCTGGGTGGCCGACCGGTGGGGCCGGCTGCGGGCCGTACGGACCGGGTACCTGCTCGGCATCGTCGCCCTGGCCGGCGTGGTGTGGTCACCCTCCTTTGAAGTCCTGGCGGTGTCCACGCTGCTCTGCGGGGTCACCATGTTCCTGCCGTTCGCTCCCCAGGTGACGCTGGCCCAGGACTACCTGCCGAACCGGCCGGGCACCGCCAGCGGTCTGACGCTGGGCCTGGCCATGTCGGTGGGCGGGCTGACGTCGCCGCTGTTCGGCGTGCTCGCGGACGCGCAGGGGCTGCGGGCGGTGTTCGCCACCGCACTCGCCGTCTTCGCGGTGGCCGCCCTGCTGGCCTTCCGGCTCCCGGACCGGCGGCCGGCGGCGGAGGGCGCGGGAGGCACGGACGGCACGGACGGCACGGACGCCGTCGCCGAACCGGCCGGCGGGCAGCCGGCCGGGACCCGCGCCTGACGCACGCGCAGGGGCTGTCGTACCGGTCTCCCCGGTACGGCAGCCCCTTCGCGCGTTCCGGCACCGGATCTCCATACGCGCCGAGCGTCATCAGCCGCGGCTCGGCCCTGGGCAGCCGGAGTGCCGGGAGCGGCCGCCCCACCAGCGGCGACAGCGTGCGGGAGGCACGGGTGTCGCCGACCATGACGCGGCCGGGCAGTTGCCGCGCCACGGCGTCCGCCCTCCGGTGGCGGGGGGGCGACGAGCCCGTGTGCCCGCCCCTGTACCGCCGCGCAGTCGCCCGCCGCCCAGATCCGCGGGCCGGCGGTACGGCAGTGCTCGGCGGTACGGCAGTGCTCGTCGGTGCGGCAGTGCTCGTCGGTGCGGGAGCCGCCGCGCGGCCGTACCGTCACGTCCGCCTGCCGGCTCCCGGAAGCCGGGCACCGCGGCGCGCCGGTCCCCGGCCGCGGGCCGGCGGTCACGCTCGGCGCGTGGTGAGGTCATGAGGTTCTCCGTGCGGCGGACAGCACAAGGCCGGGGGTGCGGTGCACCCCCGGCCTTGTGGTCGGGTCAGAAGGCGAGGTCGAGCGCGGCGACGCGGTCGCGGACCCGGCGCGGGTCGTTGTCGGAGAAGACGAAGCAGCGGGTGTTCTTGAGCTTGCCGTCGGTCACGTTGGCGGTGGAGAAGATGACCACCGGGACGCGCTCGCCGCTGTTCAGGAAGTCGGCACGGAAGTCGATGATCGGCGCGTCCTCGCCCCAGCGGCCCAGGAAGTCGTCGACGACCTCCTGGTCGGCGTAGATGTGGCGGATGTGGTGGCCGACGTAGGAGTCGGGCTGCGCGGTCGCGCCGACGATGTCGATGTCCTTCCAGTTGGCGTGCGAGACGGTGCCGTCCTCCTCGATCAGGTGGATGGCGACCGGGCAGTGGTCGTAGTACGCCTGGATCAAGGCCACCGAGTCGGCGGTCACCGGCTGGTACGCCGCGTCCCGCGCGTCGACCTTGCCGATCCACGAGGCCGCGGTGGTCGCGCCCTCACGGGGCTCCGGGGACGGCGAGGGGTGGGTGGTCTCGGGGCGCAGCGCCCAGAAACCGTGGCGCTCGCCGTTCACGTCGCCGAAGCCGACGTTGGCGAAGCCGGTCGGGAACTCCTCGGCGGCGAAGACCACGGCGCGGTTCTCGACGGGGCGCCCGGCCTCGACGAGGGCGGGGTAGTTGGCGATGCCGAGGGCCTCGGGCAGTGCCTGGCCGGCCGCCGCACGCGCGCCGATCAGTTCCCTGGCCGCCTTGTTGGCGATGACGACACGGCCCTGGGCGTCGGTGACGACCATGCCGGGCGAGGACCAGTTGAACAGGTCGAGGAGCTGGTCGTCGGAGGGGTAGGAGAGCTGCGTGGACATGGTTTCTTCCTTCGCTTCGTTACGGGACGTGGCGGGGCAGGCCGCGGTCACAGCGGCTTGCGGCTGTAGTTGAAGATCTGGCCGGTGGGGCCGTTGGGCGGGAACTCGGCGATGGAGACGATCCATTCGGCGACCCGGCGCGCCGACTTCAGCCAGTCGGTGCGGTAGCCCTCGTTGATCGCGTCGAGGATCTCCTCGCGGATCTCCGCGTCGGGCGGGCCGCCCATCGTCATGGGGGTGGCGACCGGTCCGGGCCGCACCTCGTTGGCGACGATCCGGTGCTCGGCCAGGTCCACGGAGCAGGCGCGCATGAGGGTGGTCATGGCGGCCTTGCTGGCCGCGTACGCCCAGCGCTCCGGGGTGTAGCCGTTGGCCAGGCTCGCGCCGACGAAGGTCAGCGAGCCGCTGCCGTTCGCGCGCAGCATGGGCAGCGTCGCCTGCACCAGGTTGAGCGCGGTACGGACGTTGGACTCGTACGCGCCAGCCGGCACCGACCAGGGGACGTCGGCGAGCTGCCGCGGGCCCGGTGAGGCACCCGCGTTCAGCACGACCGCCGACACTCCGTCCGCGGTGACCTCGGCCGCCGAGGCCACGGCGTCACGTACGGATTCCTCGTCGGTCAGGTCGGCCTTGCGGTCCAGGTAGCCCGGGTGTGCCGCCAGGCGGGGATTGCCCCGCCGGGACAGGCCCACGACCTGGTAGCCGCGTTCGAGGAGCCGGGCCGCGACCGCGGCGCCGATGCCGGAGGAGGTGCCGGACACGACGGCCGTGCCGGTGGGTCGGGGGGTCTGCTCCGGCTCAGGCACCCTGGAAGACCGCCGCGTCGATGGCCTTCAGGGACCGCATGGTGTCGATCCGGATGGCGCCGGGCTCGAGGCGCTGTCCGTGCAGCCGCTCGATCTCGATCACCATCGAGACGAACTGCAGGCTGGTCACCAGGGCCGAGTCGATCAGGTCGATGTCGTCGGGCACCTCGACGGGCTCGTCGTGCAGCCCCTGGATCCACTGGCGCAGCTGCTCGCGCTTGGTCTGCTCGCTGACGGCGGTGTCGGTGTTGCTCATGGCTGTTGTCTCCGGGTGTTCAGGCGGTACGGGGAGTGAAGGTGGCGGTGAAGCCGGTGGGCCGGGTGAAGGACTGGCTCTCCAGGCCCTGCCGGTCGTCGGTGATCGTGATGCGGGCGCAGCGCCGTACCAGCCGTTCGAGCAGGAGCATGAACTCCGCCTTGGCCAGCAGGGCACCGGGGCAGGCGTGCGGCCCGGCCGAGAAGGGCAGCGAGGACCGCACCGGACGGCCCGGGCGGAAGGCCTCGGGGTCCGGGAAGATCCGCGGGTCGCGGTTGGCCGCCGCGAGGGAGACCAGGACGGCCGAGTGGCGGGGCACGGTGACGCCGCCGAGCTCCAGGTCCTCCTGCACGAACCGGGCGATCGTCTGCACCGGCGGGTACAGGCGCAGCACCTCTTCGATGAACTGCTCCCGGGCGGTGTCGTCCAGCAGTCCGGCCAGGTCGTCCTGGTGCTGCCCGAGGCAGTAGACGAGGGAGGTGATGAAGGCGCTGCTGGTCTCGGTGCCGGCCAGGAAGAACAGCAGTGCCGTGGCACGTACTTCGCTGTCGGTGAGCGAGATCGCCTTGCGGTCCCGGGTCCGTTCGATGGTGGCGAGCAGGGAGTCGGGGGCCAGGCCCCGGGCCGAGCGCTGCTCGTCGATCAGCTTCAGGAAGCGGGGCAGGCTCTGCCGGGCCGCCTCGGTCTCCACGGTCGGATGGTCCAGGAGCTTCGCCAGCGGACGGGTGAGGGTGTGGAACTCGTCCTCCAGGCTCCGGTCCACGCCCATGATCGCCGAGACGATGCCGTACGGGAGGCGGTGTGCGTAGGTGCCGTAGAAGTCGTCGGTGCGGCACCCCACGACGCTGTCCACCAGGTCGTCGATCAGCCCCGGCATCAGCTCGTCACGCCAGCGCTCGACCTGCCGGGCGGCGAGGATCGGCGCGAGCAGG includes these proteins:
- a CDS encoding cytochrome P450, whose amino-acid sequence is MSVTASPSTELLARPGWYRHLPAGQDVHFLASGVVAVTGNAVVQEAMNRPELVADHPLKASSRVLGPNVLDSDGPGHRAFRALLAPILAARQVERWRDELMPGLIDDLVDSVVGCRTDDFYGTYAHRLPYGIVSAIMGVDRSLEDEFHTLTRPLAKLLDHPTVETEAARQSLPRFLKLIDEQRSARGLAPDSLLATIERTRDRKAISLTDSEVRATALLFFLAGTETSSAFITSLVYCLGQHQDDLAGLLDDTAREQFIEEVLRLYPPVQTIARFVQEDLELGGVTVPRHSAVLVSLAAANRDPRIFPDPEAFRPGRPVRSSLPFSAGPHACPGALLAKAEFMLLLERLVRRCARITITDDRQGLESQSFTRPTGFTATFTPRTA
- a CDS encoding PAS domain-containing protein, with translation MSTQLSYPSDDQLLDLFNWSSPGMVVTDAQGRVVIANKAARELIGARAAAGQALPEALGIANYPALVEAGRPVENRAVVFAAEEFPTGFANVGFGDVNGERHGFWALRPETTHPSPSPEPREGATTAASWIGKVDARDAAYQPVTADSVALIQAYYDHCPVAIHLIEEDGTVSHANWKDIDIVGATAQPDSYVGHHIRHIYADQEVVDDFLGRWGEDAPIIDFRADFLNSGERVPVVIFSTANVTDGKLKNTRCFVFSDNDPRRVRDRVAALDLAF
- a CDS encoding SDR family NAD(P)-dependent oxidoreductase produces the protein MPEPEQTPRPTGTAVVSGTSSGIGAAVAARLLERGYQVVGLSRRGNPRLAAHPGYLDRKADLTDEESVRDAVASAAEVTADGVSAVVLNAGASPGPRQLADVPWSVPAGAYESNVRTALNLVQATLPMLRANGSGSLTFVGASLANGYTPERWAYAASKAAMTTLMRACSVDLAEHRIVANEVRPGPVATPMTMGGPPDAEIREEILDAINEGYRTDWLKSARRVAEWIVSIAEFPPNGPTGQIFNYSRKPL
- a CDS encoding MFS transporter; protein product: MKKAQLAFLTSTHTVNDLYQGAVPALLPYLMAQRGYSYTAISGIALAVTGLSTAFQPLFGLLSDRKARSWLVPAGFLTAGAGVSAVGLVHGYLLTWLCVAAAGVGLAAFHPPATSQARVACGRSQKGMSVFSVGGTFGASLAPALVTVVVGSMGLSGSPLLVVPAVVMAVLWGLRSLRARRTEAETGAAGAPAAATGLRDDWRSFGRLVAVVVGWSVPYVSITALVSLYAQRTLHAGSGAGAAVLTSFTAAGAVGTLLGGWVADRWGRLRAVRTGYLLGIVALAGVVWSPSFEVLAVSTLLCGVTMFLPFAPQVTLAQDYLPNRPGTASGLTLGLAMSVGGLTSPLFGVLADAQGLRAVFATALAVFAVAALLAFRLPDRRPAAEGAGGTDGTDGTDAVAEPAGGQPAGTRA